Proteins co-encoded in one Alphaproteobacteria bacterium PA2 genomic window:
- a CDS encoding serine protease, whose amino-acid sequence MHFPRLPDWSIYLVIVVALVVLALGRQERVNAPPAPPPLPNEQGLLLGPASAFDPAVVVDMPEKTRPAVGTAFSIADRGVWVTARHVVEGCAKVAIVVGEGRGVAATVHIDPRGDAAILTTEGGASPLPLGLDRGLRRGDRAFHPGFPQGRPGEATSRLLGRENLVIRGRGARTEPVLAWAETGRTENLVGDLEGLSGAPALDSAGRVIGVTVAEAPRRGRIYTTAPETLSQAITSARQAPAGFATGEAVTPGNYGIVADDLRRDLRVAKVICVSET is encoded by the coding sequence GTGCACTTCCCCCGCCTGCCAGACTGGTCAATCTATCTGGTCATTGTTGTTGCGCTGGTCGTGCTCGCCCTCGGGCGGCAGGAGCGGGTCAACGCGCCTCCGGCCCCGCCGCCCCTGCCCAATGAGCAGGGCCTGCTGCTGGGACCCGCCTCGGCCTTTGATCCGGCAGTTGTCGTGGACATGCCGGAAAAGACAAGACCCGCCGTGGGAACCGCATTTTCCATCGCCGACCGTGGGGTCTGGGTGACCGCCCGCCACGTGGTCGAAGGGTGCGCCAAGGTCGCCATTGTGGTGGGCGAGGGTCGGGGGGTCGCGGCCACCGTCCATATCGACCCCCGGGGCGACGCCGCCATTCTGACCACCGAAGGCGGCGCCTCGCCCCTGCCCCTTGGCCTGGACCGGGGATTGCGGCGTGGCGACCGGGCCTTCCATCCCGGCTTCCCCCAGGGGCGGCCCGGAGAGGCGACATCGCGGCTGCTGGGCCGTGAAAACCTGGTCATCCGCGGTCGGGGCGCCCGGACAGAACCGGTGCTGGCCTGGGCGGAGACAGGTCGCACTGAAAACCTGGTCGGGGATCTGGAGGGGCTGTCAGGCGCCCCGGCCCTGGACAGCGCCGGCCGTGTGATCGGGGTGACCGTGGCCGAAGCGCCTCGCAGGGGCCGGATCTACACCACGGCCCCGGAGACCCTTTCCCAGGCCATTACCTCTGCGCGCCAGGCGCCGGCGGGGTTCGCCACGGGTGAGGCGGTGACCCCCGGGAATTACGGGATTGTCGCCGATGACCTTCGCCGGGACCTGCGGGTGGCCAAGGTGATCTGTGTGTCGGAGACCTAG
- the rlmN gene encoding 23S rRNA (adenine(2503)-C(2))-methyltransferase RlmN, whose protein sequence is MTVTLDLSRATPARPALPNLAGLTRPALAQALIESGIVRPDKAKMRATQLWRWIHHYGVTSFEAMTDVAKETRAELATAFRLDRPEIVERQVSKDGTRKWLIRMAPGIEVETVYIPDVGRAGALCVSSQVGCTLNCTFCHTGTQALVRNLTAAEIVAQVQVARDDLGEWPSPKADRLLTNIVFMGMGEPLYNLDNVADAIDIISDGEGIAISRRRITVSTSGVLPELEPLGRRTQAGLAISLHATNDELRNVLVPINKKYPIAQLMAAIRAYPGLSNAKRVTFEYVMLKGVNDTPAEALALVRLLKGIPSKINLIPFNPWPGTDYVCSDWKTIEAFAAILNRAGYASPIRTPRGRDILAACGQLKSESEKLRASARRKLEQSTADSDMGND, encoded by the coding sequence TTGACCGTTACCCTCGACCTGTCCCGCGCAACCCCTGCCCGACCGGCCCTGCCGAATCTGGCGGGCCTGACGCGCCCGGCCCTGGCCCAGGCCCTGATCGAGTCCGGCATCGTCCGGCCGGACAAGGCGAAGATGCGCGCCACCCAGCTCTGGCGCTGGATCCACCACTATGGGGTGACCAGCTTCGAGGCCATGACGGACGTGGCCAAGGAAACCCGGGCTGAACTGGCCACGGCCTTCCGCCTGGACCGCCCCGAGATCGTTGAGCGCCAGGTGTCGAAGGATGGCACCCGCAAGTGGCTGATCCGCATGGCGCCGGGGATTGAGGTCGAGACAGTCTACATCCCCGACGTCGGCCGGGCCGGCGCCCTGTGCGTCTCCAGCCAGGTAGGTTGCACGCTGAACTGCACCTTCTGCCATACAGGCACCCAGGCTCTGGTGCGCAATCTGACCGCGGCGGAGATCGTCGCCCAGGTCCAGGTGGCGCGGGACGATCTTGGCGAATGGCCAAGCCCCAAGGCCGACCGGCTCCTGACCAATATCGTCTTCATGGGTATGGGCGAGCCGCTCTACAATCTCGACAATGTGGCGGACGCCATCGACATCATTTCCGACGGCGAAGGCATAGCCATCTCCAGGCGCCGCATCACCGTCTCGACCTCCGGCGTCCTGCCTGAACTCGAACCCCTAGGTCGACGCACCCAGGCGGGCCTGGCCATTTCCCTGCACGCCACCAATGACGAATTGCGCAATGTCCTGGTGCCGATCAACAAAAAGTACCCCATCGCCCAGCTGATGGCGGCTATCCGCGCCTATCCCGGCCTGTCCAACGCCAAGCGGGTGACCTTCGAATACGTCATGCTGAAGGGGGTGAACGACACCCCGGCCGAGGCCCTGGCCCTGGTCCGCCTGCTCAAGGGCATTCCGTCCAAGATCAACCTGATCCCGTTCAATCCCTGGCCCGGGACAGACTATGTCTGCTCGGACTGGAAGACCATTGAAGCCTTCGCCGCCATTCTGAACCGCGCGGGCTACGCCTCGCCCATCAGGACGCCCCGGGGGCGCGATATCCTCGCCGCCTGCGGTCAGCTGAAGAGCGAAAGCGAGAAGCTCAGGGCCAGCGCCCGTCGCAAGCTTGAACAGTCGACGGCCGATAGCGACATGGGGAACGACTGA